One Maribacter sp. HTCC2170 genomic window, TTTGAATTTTACACCTTCTTCTTTAATTTTTCTGTTCGCAGATAAAGAATATACTTGATAGCCACCGCTATCTGTCAAAATATTCCTATCCCATCCCATAAACTTGTGCAACCCACCAGCTTGCTGCAAAATTTGGGTTTTGGGCCGAAGAAATAAATGATATGTGTTTCCAAGAATTATATCAGGATTAATCTCCTCTTTCAATTCTTTTTGATGCACTCCCTTGACGGATGCAACAGTACCGACTGGCATAAAAATCGGAGTTTCTATAACTCCATGATCAGTTACCATTTTCCCTGCTCGTGCGCTACTCTGTGCGTCTGTATGTTCTAGTGTAAATTGCAAATCTTAGTTTAAAGTGGCAAATATAATCAACTGCCATGCATAAAATCCTTAACAAAAAAATAAAGTTCTGAGTTTTTACATATAAAAACCAATGATGTTCAATGCGGTTGTATTGCGAGTATACTTACTGTAAACCATTATTAATCTATGAAATTGATGAATTAACTGTAACAATAAACGATTTCATGCATCGTTTTGAATATAAAGGTCACAAATTGAACTTGGTATCGTTTTTGATACCTAGAGAATACTAAAATGAACACATTATGAAAAAAACAATTTTATTGGCAGTATTTGCTATGGTAAGCCTAGCTGCAACCGCACAATCCGGGACAGGATTCGGTATTAAAGGTGGATTGAATTATAATGCGAATGGCGACTATTTTGATGCCGCTGAAGATGCTATTAAAGATCCAAGCCGGAACATTGGCTATCATATTGGTCTTTGGGGCAAAATAGGGAACAGACTGTATGTTCGTCCAGAATTGGTTTACACAAAAACAAAGTCTGATTACGATGGAGATACTTTCGACATGAGTAAATTGGATGTACCTGTTTTGGTGGGTACTAAAATAATTGGGCCCTTACATGTTTTTGCCGGACCAGCTTTTCAATATATCCTAGAATCTGAATTTGATGGTATAAGCAGCAATAAAATTGAAAATGATTTTACTGTTGGTTTGAATATTGGTGCTGGTGTAAATCTTGGCAAACTAGGCGTTGACGTCAGATACGAAAGAGGATTCAGCAATAATGAAGCAGATTTTATCAGCGGTAATGTCACCGAACTAAACCCTAATAGAGTTGATACGAGACCTGATCAGTTGATTGTTAGTTTATCTGTAAAGTTCTAATCAAAATAACTTATAAATAAAAAGGCCCAGGAGAAATTATCTTCAGGGCCTTTTTTTATTCACTTGTAAAAATTAGCTATCGCTGTCTAAATGGTCAGAAATACCATCACCATCGGTATCTCTAAAGGTAACATTGCCCTCATTATCAATATCAATCTCATCTATTGTAGGAATACCATCGGCATCATCATCACTATCATTATGATTGGGCAAAAATATTCTTTCGGTATCCTGATCTGTATTATCATTATTTAAATTTCCATCTCCATCCAAATCTTCTAAAATTGAAGGTATTCCATCCCCGTCAAAATCAGTATTTGCTTCAAAAGACAGCAAATCAATTTTAAATACAAGTGGGGTGTAACTTGCAATTCCTGAACCTGATGGTGCTCTATCAAAATATCCCAATCCAGAAGGAATAAAAACAGCTCCTATACCATAACCCTCAAAAGACACAGTACCATCACCATTTTCAAAGGGTCCAGTTCCCGGACTTAAATATTCAACTCCGTTACCATAACCTCTAACCGTAGATGAAAGGTATAGTCTAGCCTCCACATTTACTGAAGCGTCAAATGCAGTACCATCAATTAATGTGCCTTCATAATGCAAAACCGTATAATCCCCTATTGTTGGGTGTTCCTCAACCTCACCTTCACGAACAACTAAAGTGTATAATGTATGACTTACCTCCTCATCATCATCTCTTCCAAAATCAGACGATTTTACCGTGATAACTTCAGTTTTTAAGTTATCAGTCATATCAATAATGGGCGTTTTACCCGCGTTGTCACCAGCAATAGTATCGAATTTGATTTTATAGTCAAAATCAGTAGGTGGGTTATCGAACTCTTCGTAATTGTAAAAGTGGGTTTGCAGATATTCTTTGATTTCAGCATCATCCTCTATGGCGGTCTCGCTTAAAGATTGAGGGGGTACTACCTCAATATCTAACTTATCATCATCTTTTTTACAGGACCAAGTCAGTGCAAATACTAAAACAAGTAAAAATAAATCTTTCTTTTTCATCAAATAGCAATTAAAGGCCGCAAGATACAATTTTCCGTATTTTTGCTTAGCTACTTAACAAAGATTTTTGATTGTTTATGCGGATTGATAAATACTTATGGCATACCCGTTATTTTAAGACAAGGAATATTGCTTCAACTGCCTGTAAAAAAGGGCAAGTGAAAATAAATGGCCAAGTTGCAAAACCAGCTCGGGAAATATACCCTACCGACCAAATAGTTGTTCGAAAGAACCAAATCAATTATCAATTTACGGTTTTGGACATTCCTAAAAACAGGGTTGGCGCAAAATTGGTGGATATTTATCGAAAAGATACCACTCCTAAGGAAGCTTTTGAGAATGAAGAATTATTAAAATATTCAAAATCATATTATCGTAAAAGAGGCACCGGAAGACCAACCAAAAAGGACCGTAGAGAAATAGATGGGTTTTTGGGTGATGAGGAAGAATAAAGCAATGCTGTGATTTAATTAACATATCCTAGGTTATCTATACCCATTACCGATAAACGCTAAAACTTCTTGTTTATCTTTTTTTTGCTTGTTTAGTGTTAATTTTTGTAGGAAATTTAGGGTAGAGATTTTAAAGAATATAAAATCCACCTTCCAAACAGTTCTAGATTTATGAAAAAAGCATCTTTTTATCAATACTCCATTAAAACACAAGTACTTTTTAATTTTCTATTCATCATCCTGTTTACCCTCTTCTCTTCCTTTTCAAACCGGAACAATGATTATTATTCAAATGAAAAAATATACATTCAATTTGATAAACCCAATTATTACGCAGGGGAAGATATCTGGTTCAAAACGTATCTGTTGGATGCCGCAACACATACCCCAAAAACCTGGAGTAAAGTAACTTATGTAGAATTGATAAATCCTCGTAATGAGATAATAGAGACAAAAACCATCAAAATCACAGATGGCGGTGGCGAAGGAAATTTTGAATTATCGCCTGACCTTATCAGTGGTGAATACACGGTTAGGGCCTATACCAATTATATGCGGAATTTTGATTCAGCTTATTTCTTTAGAAAAAAGGTTTACATAAAAGCCCTAAAATCCGACGGAACGATAAATAAAGTGCCGGATGCAAACATAGTGGATAAAGCAAAACCCGATATACAGTTTTTCCCTGAGGGCGGTTATCTGGTAAACGGATTTTTGAATAGAGTAGGATTTAAAGCGGTTGGTGTAAACGGCGAAGGTATTGCTATTGAAGGAACAATTACTGATAACGCAAGTAAGGAAATATTGGAATTAAAAACCTCTAAATTCGGAATGGGTGTGTTTGAGTTTATTCCTAAACCAGACAGTTCCTATAAACTGAACATTGTTCACGAAGGGGTTAAATTAATTTACGACCTTCCGATTGGTATAGGGCATGGTACAGTTATGCAGGTAACCGAACACGACAAAGACTTTAGAATCACTTTACAATCTTCACTGAATAATGGGTTGAAAAATTTTAGCCTTTTGGGTACACAAAGAGAAGGGGCTGTTATTAGGGTTAAATTAAAAGGTGCCAAGAGCAAGTCGGTAATTAAAGTGCCAAAAAGAATTCTGGAGCAAGGGATAGTCCAGTTCACCCTATTCGATAATAACAAAAAACCCATAAGCGAACGCTTATCGTTCTATGAAACCGACAAAGCGAGTGTTAATGTAAGTATTAAGCCTTCTAAAAAAGAATATGGAAAGCGAGAATTGGTGAAATTAGAAATCCATATAGACTCTATTATACAAGAAAAAGTGCAACCCAATATGTCAATCGCTGTTACAGATATGTCAGCTATTGAACCGGATCCATTTGGTTTGGGTATAAAATCACAACTCTTACTAAAGTCTGAGCTTAAGGGTAACATAGAGAAACCTGGTTATTACTTTAATTCGGATGACCCTGATAGAAAAAGAAATCTTGATATATTGATGATGACCCAAGGGTGGAGGAAATTCATAACTAATGACACGTTAAATGACCCGTCAAAACCAATCTTTTTCGCTGAAACCGGTATTAGCTTAAGCGGGCAGATAAAAAACTTTTACAATCATAATAAATCGGCCATTGCCGAAGTTTCACTTACTTATGATAATAGCAAAGAATTGGTACATGAAGTCATGCTGACAGATAACAATGGGCAATTTGCTTTTAATAACTTAAATTTTTTGGATACAACTTCTGTTATCATCCAAGCAAAAAAAATAAAAAACACGGAACAAAGAAAAAGAGCCAAAAACCCAATTATGAATTTTCATATAGAAATGGATTCGTTCGTTGCGCCTGAAATCACATTAAAACAAAAACAGCGCCCAGAGGGGTTTTCAAGAGGGCCGAAGAATATAGCTACAGCGTATCTTGAATCCTTATATCAAATGCCAAAAGGAACCATTGAATTGGATGAAGTGGTTCTTGAAGAAGTTATTACTGATAGAAATAGTCAATACAAGAAAAAAAGATCATTATCACTATATAAAGAACCATCGCATACTATAGATTTTAAGGACATTAAAGGTTTGCCATATGACAATTGGCTTATAGGACTTGTGGGTAGGATACCAGGATATTCTGCAAGCGGCACATTAAGAGGAAACATTTCATTGGGAAATAGTTTACCACTGTATCTTTTAGATGGTATGCCTGTTGAGGATGTTGACGATATAGCTTTTTTGGATATTGATTTTATTGATATAGTAAAAGGTCCTAGAGCGGCGATTTATGGATTACGTGCAGGTGGTGGTGTAATAGCCATATATACAAAGGATGGTTCTGAAAAACCAAATACAGCGGAAGACTATAAAAAAAGAGGTATTGTTAGTTTTGAACATCCGGGGTACCAAGCCAAAAAATTCTATGAGCCCGTTTATAAAACCCAAAAAAAAGAAGATACCAAATCTGATTATAGATCAACCATATATTGGAACCCTACAATTAGATTGGACGAACAGAATAAGGCCAACATTTCTTTTTACACCTCTGATGTAACATCACCTTATCAGATAGTGTTGGAAGGAATCTCATTGGATGGGGAAATTATTAGCGCTGTAACTTATTTAAATTTACCATAAGATTGAGTTACTTACAGCAACTCATATAATACGTAAGAACTACAGCTTGGTAAAAAACAGTTCTTTATCTTTGGAAAGTAATTCAAGAACCATGCAGAACAAAATACTGTCCCATCAAGAGATACAGCATAAAACCCGTAGAATAGCTTATCAAATTTATGAAGCCAATGTAGACGAGAAAGAAATAGTCATTGCAGGAATTGAAGGTGGCGGTCTCAACTTTGCAAAAAAAATACAACGTGTACTAAAAGATATA contains:
- a CDS encoding RNA-binding S4 domain-containing protein encodes the protein MRIDKYLWHTRYFKTRNIASTACKKGQVKINGQVAKPAREIYPTDQIVVRKNQINYQFTVLDIPKNRVGAKLVDIYRKDTTPKEAFENEELLKYSKSYYRKRGTGRPTKKDRREIDGFLGDEEE
- a CDS encoding porin family protein, whose amino-acid sequence is MKKTILLAVFAMVSLAATAQSGTGFGIKGGLNYNANGDYFDAAEDAIKDPSRNIGYHIGLWGKIGNRLYVRPELVYTKTKSDYDGDTFDMSKLDVPVLVGTKIIGPLHVFAGPAFQYILESEFDGISSNKIENDFTVGLNIGAGVNLGKLGVDVRYERGFSNNEADFISGNVTELNPNRVDTRPDQLIVSLSVKF
- a CDS encoding FKBP-type peptidyl-prolyl cis-trans isomerase, whose product is MKKKDLFLLVLVFALTWSCKKDDDKLDIEVVPPQSLSETAIEDDAEIKEYLQTHFYNYEEFDNPPTDFDYKIKFDTIAGDNAGKTPIIDMTDNLKTEVITVKSSDFGRDDDEEVSHTLYTLVVREGEVEEHPTIGDYTVLHYEGTLIDGTAFDASVNVEARLYLSSTVRGYGNGVEYLSPGTGPFENGDGTVSFEGYGIGAVFIPSGLGYFDRAPSGSGIASYTPLVFKIDLLSFEANTDFDGDGIPSILEDLDGDGNLNNDNTDQDTERIFLPNHNDSDDDADGIPTIDEIDIDNEGNVTFRDTDGDGISDHLDSDS
- a CDS encoding TonB-dependent receptor plug domain-containing protein, which produces MKKASFYQYSIKTQVLFNFLFIILFTLFSSFSNRNNDYYSNEKIYIQFDKPNYYAGEDIWFKTYLLDAATHTPKTWSKVTYVELINPRNEIIETKTIKITDGGGEGNFELSPDLISGEYTVRAYTNYMRNFDSAYFFRKKVYIKALKSDGTINKVPDANIVDKAKPDIQFFPEGGYLVNGFLNRVGFKAVGVNGEGIAIEGTITDNASKEILELKTSKFGMGVFEFIPKPDSSYKLNIVHEGVKLIYDLPIGIGHGTVMQVTEHDKDFRITLQSSLNNGLKNFSLLGTQREGAVIRVKLKGAKSKSVIKVPKRILEQGIVQFTLFDNNKKPISERLSFYETDKASVNVSIKPSKKEYGKRELVKLEIHIDSIIQEKVQPNMSIAVTDMSAIEPDPFGLGIKSQLLLKSELKGNIEKPGYYFNSDDPDRKRNLDILMMTQGWRKFITNDTLNDPSKPIFFAETGISLSGQIKNFYNHNKSAIAEVSLTYDNSKELVHEVMLTDNNGQFAFNNLNFLDTTSVIIQAKKIKNTEQRKRAKNPIMNFHIEMDSFVAPEITLKQKQRPEGFSRGPKNIATAYLESLYQMPKGTIELDEVVLEEVITDRNSQYKKKRSLSLYKEPSHTIDFKDIKGLPYDNWLIGLVGRIPGYSASGTLRGNISLGNSLPLYLLDGMPVEDVDDIAFLDIDFIDIVKGPRAAIYGLRAGGGVIAIYTKDGSEKPNTAEDYKKRGIVSFEHPGYQAKKFYEPVYKTQKKEDTKSDYRSTIYWNPTIRLDEQNKANISFYTSDVTSPYQIVLEGISLDGEIISAVTYLNLP